In the Phenylobacterium soli genome, CCGCACCCGAACTGGCACGGGACCACCATCTTGGCCGTCCGGAAGGGCGGCGCAACCGTCGTCGCCGGCGACGGTCAGGTCTCGATGGGCCAGACCATCGTCAAAGGCAACGCCCGAAAGGTCCGCCGGCTGGCGGGCGGCAAGGTCGTGGCCGGCTTCGCCGGGGCGACCGCCGACGCCTTCACCCTCATCGAGCGGCTCGAGGCCAAGCTCGAGCAATATCCCGAGCAGCTGGCCCGGGCCTGCGTCGATCTCGCCAAGGACTGGCGCACCGACCGCTACCTGCGTCGGCTCGAGGCCATGCTGATCGTCGCCAGCGCCACCGAGATCTTCACCGTCACCGGCATGGGCGATGTGCTGGAGCCCGAGAGCGGGGTCACCGCCATCGGCTCTGGCGGCAACTATGCGCTGGCCGCCGCCCGCGCCCTGATGGACTCCGACCTCGACGCCGAGGCGATCGCCCGCAAGGCCATGGGCATCGCCGCCGACATCTGCGTCTACACCAACCGGGAGCTCGTCGTTGAAACCGTCTGACGCGGCGGCCCTCGTCGCCGGCCTCGC is a window encoding:
- the hslV gene encoding ATP-dependent protease subunit HslV: MSDAAPHPNWHGTTILAVRKGGATVVAGDGQVSMGQTIVKGNARKVRRLAGGKVVAGFAGATADAFTLIERLEAKLEQYPEQLARACVDLAKDWRTDRYLRRLEAMLIVASATEIFTVTGMGDVLEPESGVTAIGSGGNYALAAARALMDSDLDAEAIARKAMGIAADICVYTNRELVVETV